A single Azospirillum sp. TSA2s DNA region contains:
- a CDS encoding ABC transporter substrate-binding protein, whose amino-acid sequence MRFAAAITDPTRTPKGKLPTRRQTIKRMLAAAALLTTTALTGIGFGASPAQAEDEIRIGVIYPLTGAAASTGVELKAAAELAAAIINKEIPAPPGLVAGIGLPHLNGAKIKLIFGDHQGNPQVGATEAERLITSEKVVALTGAYFSNVTATASQVAERYGVPFLNGESSSASLTQRKFKWFFRTTPHDDLFVGNFFTFLGDMEKKTGDKLRTVALFNENTLWGNETTKLQVKLAEEQKFTIAEKILYPAKTTQMTSEVQRIKAAAPAVIMQSSYLGDAILSMKTYKELGFSPKMLLANDAGFNDSEFLKTMGKDGEFVISREVWALDQAERNPLIKQVNDLMHQRTGVNFNGNSARAFTGIAVLADALDRAGSTKPDAIREALQKTDIPASGLIMPWKGVKFDANGQNELGQGIIVQVQGGQYVTVWPFDVATKPVVYPMPAWDGR is encoded by the coding sequence ATGCGGTTCGCGGCAGCGATCACCGACCCTACCCGCACGCCCAAGGGCAAGCTCCCCACCCGCCGGCAGACGATCAAGCGCATGCTTGCGGCGGCGGCCCTGCTGACCACGACCGCGCTGACCGGCATCGGCTTCGGCGCCTCTCCGGCCCAGGCGGAGGACGAGATCCGCATCGGCGTGATCTATCCGCTGACCGGTGCCGCCGCCTCCACCGGTGTGGAGCTGAAGGCCGCCGCCGAACTCGCCGCCGCCATCATCAACAAGGAAATCCCCGCCCCGCCGGGGCTGGTCGCTGGCATCGGCCTGCCGCATCTGAACGGCGCCAAGATCAAGCTGATTTTCGGCGACCATCAGGGCAACCCGCAGGTCGGCGCCACCGAGGCCGAGCGGCTGATCACCAGCGAGAAGGTGGTGGCGCTGACCGGCGCCTATTTTTCCAACGTCACCGCCACCGCCAGCCAGGTCGCCGAGCGCTATGGCGTGCCCTTCCTGAACGGCGAGTCCTCGTCGGCTTCGCTGACCCAGCGCAAGTTCAAATGGTTCTTCCGCACCACGCCGCATGACGACCTGTTCGTCGGCAACTTCTTCACCTTCCTCGGCGACATGGAGAAGAAGACCGGTGACAAGCTGCGCACCGTCGCGCTGTTCAACGAGAACACGCTGTGGGGCAACGAGACGACCAAGCTGCAGGTCAAGCTGGCGGAGGAGCAGAAGTTCACCATCGCCGAGAAGATCCTCTATCCGGCGAAGACGACGCAGATGACGTCGGAGGTGCAGCGGATCAAGGCAGCCGCCCCGGCGGTCATCATGCAGTCCAGCTATCTCGGCGATGCCATCCTGTCGATGAAGACCTACAAGGAGCTGGGCTTCTCGCCGAAGATGCTGCTGGCCAACGACGCCGGCTTCAACGACAGCGAGTTCCTGAAGACCATGGGCAAGGATGGCGAGTTCGTCATCAGCCGCGAGGTCTGGGCGCTCGATCAGGCCGAACGCAACCCGCTGATCAAACAGGTCAACGACCTGATGCACCAGCGCACCGGCGTGAATTTCAACGGCAACTCGGCCCGCGCCTTCACCGGCATCGCGGTGCTGGCCGATGCGCTCGACCGGGCCGGTTCGACCAAGCCCGACGCGATCCGCGAGGCGCTTCAGAAGACCGACATCCCGGCCAGCGGCCTGATCATGCCGTGGAAGGGCGTCAAGTTCGACGCCAACGGCCAGAACGAGCTGGGCCAGGGCATCATCGTCCAGGTGCAGGGCGGCCAATATGTGACGGTGTGGCCGTTCGACGTGGCGACCAAGCCGGTCGTCTACCCGATGCCGGCCTGGGACGGCCGCTGA
- a CDS encoding putative hydro-lyase — protein MTTTPFLTTAAAERLRIRSGANSGQTAGLAPGHVQANLAILPADWAGDFLRFCQANPRPCPLLAVSEVGDPRLPTLGHDIDIRTDVPRYRVYRDGVLMDGPTDITDLWQDDFVAFLIGCSFSFEEALLADGLPVRHIAMNRNVPMYETNIACTPAGRFRGTMVVSMRPMVPKDAIRAIQITSRFPSVHGAPVHFGDPAAIGIRDIADPEHGEAVPIEPGEVPVFWACGVTPQVAIRNARPPIAITHSPGAMLITDLLNTHLSVL, from the coding sequence ATGACGACCACACCCTTCCTCACCACCGCCGCCGCCGAGCGCCTGCGCATCCGCAGCGGCGCCAACAGCGGCCAGACCGCCGGGCTGGCTCCCGGCCATGTCCAGGCCAACCTCGCCATCCTGCCGGCGGATTGGGCCGGCGATTTCCTGCGCTTCTGCCAGGCGAACCCGCGTCCCTGCCCGCTGCTGGCGGTATCGGAGGTCGGCGACCCGCGCCTGCCGACGCTGGGCCACGACATCGACATCCGCACCGACGTGCCGCGCTACCGCGTCTATCGCGACGGCGTGCTGATGGACGGGCCGACCGACATCACCGACCTGTGGCAGGATGATTTCGTCGCCTTCCTGATCGGCTGCTCCTTCTCGTTCGAGGAAGCACTGCTGGCCGACGGGCTGCCGGTGCGGCACATCGCGATGAACCGCAATGTGCCGATGTACGAGACCAACATCGCCTGCACGCCCGCCGGCCGCTTCCGCGGCACCATGGTGGTGTCGATGCGGCCGATGGTGCCGAAGGACGCCATCCGCGCCATTCAGATCACCTCGCGCTTCCCGTCGGTGCATGGTGCGCCGGTGCATTTCGGCGACCCGGCCGCCATCGGCATCCGCGACATCGCCGATCCCGAACATGGCGAGGCGGTTCCCATCGAGCCCGGCGAGGTTCCGGTCTTCTGGGCCTGCGGGGTGACGCCACAGGTCGCGATCCGCAATGCGCGTCCGCCGATCGCCATCACCCACAGCCCCGGCGCCATGCTGATCACCGACCTGCTGAACACGCACCTGTCGGTGCTCTGA
- a CDS encoding branched-chain amino acid ABC transporter permease, producing MTADILIQVLVSGLLIGLIYALVAVGLTLIFGVMDIVNFAHGEFLMLGMYASFWAFALFAIDPIVALPLTALLLFAVGVIVYQTVIRRILKAPMLSQIFATFGLMILLRGLAQFFWKPDHRLIPHSLVSGNIALGPVQFGLPQFVAALGAVGVTGALWMFLHRTRLGTALEATAIDREAATLMGIDGQKMFALAWGIGAACAGLAGGLIATFFPIFPEVGSNFILIAFVVVVLGGFGSVTGAFLAGIIVGLIEVLGGFLIGPEYKTAIVLSLLLIVLLVRPRGLLGKA from the coding sequence ATGACCGCAGACATTCTCATCCAAGTGCTCGTCTCGGGCCTGCTGATCGGGCTGATCTATGCCCTGGTTGCGGTGGGCCTGACGTTGATTTTCGGCGTGATGGACATCGTCAATTTCGCCCATGGCGAATTCCTGATGCTGGGCATGTACGCCAGTTTCTGGGCCTTCGCCCTCTTCGCCATCGACCCCATCGTGGCGCTTCCCCTGACTGCGCTGCTGCTGTTCGCGGTGGGCGTCATCGTCTACCAGACGGTGATCCGCCGCATCCTGAAGGCGCCGATGCTGTCGCAGATCTTCGCGACCTTCGGCCTGATGATCCTGCTGCGCGGTCTGGCCCAGTTCTTCTGGAAGCCCGACCACCGGCTGATCCCGCACAGCCTGGTCAGTGGCAACATCGCCCTCGGTCCCGTCCAGTTCGGCCTGCCGCAGTTCGTCGCGGCCCTAGGGGCGGTCGGCGTCACCGGCGCCCTGTGGATGTTCCTGCACCGCACCCGGCTCGGCACCGCGCTGGAGGCGACCGCCATCGACCGTGAGGCGGCGACCCTGATGGGCATCGACGGGCAGAAGATGTTCGCCCTCGCCTGGGGCATCGGCGCCGCCTGCGCCGGTCTGGCCGGCGGGCTGATCGCCACCTTCTTCCCAATCTTCCCGGAGGTGGGATCGAACTTCATCCTGATCGCCTTCGTGGTGGTCGTGCTGGGCGGCTTCGGCAGCGTCACCGGCGCCTTCCTGGCCGGCATCATCGTCGGACTGATCGAGGTGCTGGGCGGCTTCCTGATCGGCCCGGAATACAAGACCGCCATCGTGCTGTCGCTGTTGCTGATCGTACTGCTGGTGCGTCCGCGCGGCCTGCTGGGGAAAGCCTGA
- a CDS encoding ABC transporter ATP-binding protein → MLQVRNIQSSYRRVPAIRDISLTLNRGEIVALVGGNGNGKSTTLRAVAGLNALDGGSVLLKGQDISAVPAHERVKRGLVLVPEGRRLFPRLTVEQNLMLGGFTTSDAAKREQTLQFAYDTFTVLGERRKQQAGTLSGGEQQMLAMCRGLMSQPDLLMLDEPSWGVAPKLVTRIFETIQLIRRRGITVLLVEQNVHRALEIADRGYVIQTGRVVMEGSGQDLLGNDEVRQAYLGM, encoded by the coding sequence ATGCTGCAGGTACGCAACATCCAGTCCAGCTACCGCCGGGTTCCGGCCATCCGCGACATCAGCCTGACCCTGAACCGGGGCGAGATCGTCGCGCTGGTCGGCGGCAACGGCAACGGCAAATCAACCACGCTGCGCGCCGTCGCCGGGCTGAACGCTCTCGATGGCGGGTCGGTCCTGCTGAAGGGCCAGGACATCTCCGCCGTGCCGGCCCATGAGCGGGTCAAGCGTGGGCTGGTGCTGGTGCCGGAAGGCCGCCGGCTGTTCCCCCGCCTGACGGTGGAACAGAACCTGATGCTGGGCGGCTTCACCACCAGCGATGCGGCCAAGCGCGAGCAAACGCTCCAATTCGCCTACGACACCTTCACGGTGCTGGGCGAGCGGCGGAAGCAGCAGGCCGGCACCCTGTCGGGCGGTGAACAGCAGATGCTGGCGATGTGCCGCGGTCTGATGAGCCAGCCCGACCTGCTGATGCTGGACGAGCCGTCCTGGGGCGTCGCACCCAAGCTGGTGACCCGCATCTTCGAGACCATCCAGCTGATTCGCCGGCGCGGCATCACCGTGCTTCTGGTCGAACAGAACGTTCACCGCGCGCTGGAGATCGCCGACCGCGGCTATGTCATCCAGACCGGCCGCGTCGTGATGGAAGGCAGCGGCCAGGATCTGCTGGGCAACGACGAGGTGCGGCAGGCGTATCTGGGCATGTGA
- a CDS encoding ABC transporter ATP-binding protein, whose product MNTAPLLAVDGLGKAFDGLIANRDISFIVHHGEIIGLIGPNGAGKTTLFNCLAGFHTPTTGRIAFEGHDITGSTPEAAAALGIARTFQIVRVFQSMTALENVMVGAMLRNKRVAEARDRAEEELAFVGLSHRADTPASDLTVSEQKRLEVARALATEPKLILLDEVMAGLNPTEVREASQLVHRIHQRGIASIIVEHVMEGIMPIAHRMLVLDYGAKIADGTPAEIAENPAVIAAYLGE is encoded by the coding sequence GTGAACACCGCTCCCCTGCTTGCCGTGGACGGCCTGGGCAAGGCCTTCGACGGACTGATCGCCAACCGCGACATCAGCTTCATCGTCCATCATGGCGAGATCATCGGACTGATCGGCCCGAACGGCGCCGGCAAGACCACGCTGTTCAACTGCCTCGCCGGCTTCCACACCCCGACCACCGGGCGCATCGCCTTCGAAGGGCACGACATCACCGGCTCGACGCCGGAGGCCGCGGCGGCGCTGGGCATCGCCCGCACCTTCCAGATCGTCCGCGTCTTCCAGTCGATGACCGCGCTGGAGAACGTCATGGTCGGCGCCATGCTGCGCAACAAGCGGGTGGCCGAAGCCCGCGACCGGGCGGAGGAAGAACTGGCCTTCGTCGGCCTGTCGCACCGGGCCGACACCCCGGCGTCCGACCTGACGGTGTCGGAGCAGAAGCGGTTGGAGGTCGCCCGAGCGCTCGCCACCGAACCGAAGCTGATCCTGCTGGACGAGGTGATGGCCGGCCTGAACCCGACCGAGGTGCGGGAGGCGTCGCAACTTGTCCATCGCATCCACCAGCGCGGCATCGCCAGCATCATCGTCGAACATGTGATGGAGGGCATCATGCCCATCGCCCACCGGATGCTTGTGCTGGATTATGGTGCCAAGATCGCCGACGGCACCCCGGCCGAGATCGCCGAGAACCCGGCGGTGATCGCCGCCTATCTGGGGGAGTGA
- a CDS encoding branched-chain amino acid ABC transporter permease, which translates to MTTGTTLSRKAPISPKAMGTGALLALAAVLPLAITEPSQQNFLILILMGAQMGVAWNIVGGYAGQVSLGHAVFYGIGAYTSTMLLLTLGISPWIGAVAGGLVAALFALAMGWPCFRLKGHYFAMATIAVAEIMQILVTNSDFLEGAVGLYLPMDRSGWTWLIFLSKLPYYYVILGLLVLTVLVSWAIERSHIGYYFRAIKDEPEAARALGVSLTRYKLIALSVSAFLTAMGGSFYAQKEMFIDPGSVLATTISIKIALIAILGGVGRLMGPVLGAVILITIEEYSRTLFGSTGSGTDMIIYAAMIILVAVFSPSGVLGLLGDLRRHLPGAKPAAKSEGVKAEKMEVRP; encoded by the coding sequence ATGACGACCGGAACCACTCTCTCACGCAAGGCGCCCATCTCGCCCAAAGCAATGGGCACCGGCGCCCTGCTGGCGCTTGCCGCCGTGCTGCCGCTGGCGATCACCGAACCGTCGCAGCAGAATTTCCTGATCCTGATCCTGATGGGCGCCCAGATGGGCGTCGCCTGGAACATCGTCGGCGGCTATGCAGGTCAGGTCTCGCTGGGCCATGCGGTGTTCTACGGCATCGGCGCCTACACCTCGACCATGCTGCTGCTGACGCTGGGGATCAGCCCCTGGATCGGAGCGGTGGCCGGCGGGCTGGTGGCGGCGCTGTTCGCGCTCGCCATGGGCTGGCCCTGCTTCCGGCTGAAGGGGCATTATTTCGCCATGGCGACCATCGCGGTGGCGGAGATCATGCAGATCCTGGTCACCAACAGCGACTTTCTGGAGGGTGCCGTCGGCCTCTACCTGCCGATGGACCGCAGCGGCTGGACCTGGCTGATCTTCCTGTCCAAGCTGCCCTACTACTACGTCATCCTCGGCCTCTTGGTGCTGACGGTGCTGGTCTCCTGGGCGATCGAGCGCAGCCACATCGGCTATTATTTCCGCGCCATCAAGGACGAGCCGGAGGCGGCCCGCGCGCTGGGCGTCAGCCTGACCCGCTACAAGCTGATCGCGCTGTCGGTGTCGGCGTTCCTGACCGCGATGGGCGGTAGCTTCTACGCCCAGAAGGAGATGTTCATCGATCCGGGCTCGGTCCTGGCGACGACGATCTCGATCAAGATCGCGCTGATCGCCATCCTGGGCGGGGTGGGCCGGCTGATGGGTCCGGTGCTGGGCGCCGTCATCCTCATCACCATCGAGGAATACAGCCGCACCCTGTTCGGCAGCACCGGGTCCGGCACCGACATGATCATCTACGCCGCCATGATCATTCTGGTCGCCGTGTTCAGCCCGTCCGGCGTGCTGGGCCTGCTGGGCGACCTGCGTCGCCACCTGCCGGGCGCCAAGCCCGCCGCCAAGTCCGAGGGCGTGAAGGCCGAGAAGATGGAGGTCCGCCCGTGA